The following proteins come from a genomic window of Mycobacterium sp. DL:
- a CDS encoding YhjD/YihY/BrkB family envelope integrity protein, with translation MSRARKLASQLSTTFPRTDLALWAAGATYFGVIGLVPLALVSLWAAGLLIGHTAVTSSMEAAIGGLPSGHGTPEALRTLTSVALSMSWWQALVVLFPASLYGEGLRRAFVQFSSEPDKLTGWRGRAGLLGVAAVAPVLVLAVLGSAPYVAPLYAGEGWSLVWGVVVGFHVVWIAVSTALLGVYGLIAPGRYRPKALVLGAFGTGAILAGFLQGFVLFLAIPIEWSAPFGNLPIIGAVSALALWLYLVHILVLCGFRVTVVLDGTLRR, from the coding sequence GTGAGCCGGGCACGCAAGCTGGCCTCGCAGCTGAGCACGACCTTCCCGCGCACGGATCTCGCTCTCTGGGCGGCCGGCGCGACGTACTTCGGAGTGATCGGGCTCGTGCCGCTCGCACTGGTGTCGCTGTGGGCGGCCGGTCTGCTCATCGGGCACACCGCGGTGACCTCCTCGATGGAGGCGGCGATCGGGGGGTTGCCCAGCGGGCACGGCACCCCGGAGGCGTTGCGCACGCTGACGTCGGTGGCGTTGTCGATGTCCTGGTGGCAGGCCCTGGTGGTGTTGTTCCCGGCGAGTCTGTACGGCGAGGGTCTGCGCCGGGCGTTCGTTCAATTCTCCTCGGAGCCAGACAAGCTCACCGGGTGGCGGGGACGGGCCGGTCTCCTCGGCGTCGCTGCCGTTGCCCCGGTCCTGGTGCTGGCGGTGCTCGGGTCCGCGCCCTATGTGGCACCGCTCTACGCGGGTGAGGGCTGGTCGTTGGTGTGGGGCGTCGTCGTCGGTTTCCACGTCGTCTGGATCGCGGTCTCGACTGCGCTGCTCGGTGTGTACGGACTCATCGCGCCCGGTCGGTATCGTCCGAAAGCACTGGTGCTGGGCGCTTTCGGTACCGGTGCGATACTCGCCGGCTTTCTGCAGGGGTTCGTTCTGTTCCTCGCGATTCCCATCGAGTGGTCTGCTCCGTTCGGAAATCTGCCCATCATCGGGGCGGTGTCCGCACTGGCGCTGTGGCTCTACCTAGTCCACATCCTGGTGCTGTGCGGTTTCCGGGTCACCGTGGTTCTGGACGGAACGCTTCGCCGGTGA
- a CDS encoding SigB/SigF/SigG family RNA polymerase sigma factor, whose protein sequence is MSEPNTGFAEVNEMFRRLKSLDAESAAFCRQRDAIAALCLPLADNVAQRFRGRGESHDDLVQAARVGLVNAINRYDVDRGADFLSFAVPTMMGEVRRHFRDCGWAVKVPRGIKELQPQLNRARAELSQRYGRAPNATETAEYLGIDRKTVVEATIAAGNYSTVSLDVPLTHGDDEVAVADTLGHFDPGLDRVLDIETVRPVVAALPDREREVIRLRFFDNLTQTQIAERIGCSQMHVSRLLSGALRRIREQVVEPDYAQVG, encoded by the coding sequence ATGTCTGAACCGAATACAGGATTCGCCGAGGTGAATGAGATGTTTCGGCGCTTGAAGTCGCTTGATGCGGAGTCGGCCGCGTTCTGCCGCCAGCGGGACGCGATTGCCGCACTGTGCCTACCTCTTGCTGACAACGTTGCTCAGCGATTCCGCGGCCGCGGTGAAAGTCACGACGATCTGGTCCAGGCAGCGCGGGTCGGTCTGGTCAATGCGATCAATCGCTACGACGTCGACCGCGGTGCGGATTTTCTGTCCTTCGCGGTGCCCACCATGATGGGTGAAGTCCGTCGCCATTTCCGTGATTGCGGGTGGGCTGTCAAAGTCCCACGCGGCATCAAAGAACTTCAGCCACAGCTGAACAGAGCGCGCGCCGAACTCTCTCAGCGATATGGACGGGCACCTAATGCCACCGAGACGGCCGAATATCTCGGGATTGACCGAAAGACTGTCGTAGAAGCGACGATTGCCGCCGGTAACTATTCGACGGTATCGCTCGACGTGCCTCTGACTCACGGCGATGACGAAGTCGCCGTGGCTGACACTCTGGGACACTTCGATCCGGGGCTGGACCGGGTGCTCGACATCGAAACGGTTCGCCCGGTGGTCGCCGCGCTACCGGATCGAGAGCGCGAGGTGATCCGACTGCGCTTCTTCGACAATCTGACTCAGACGCAGATCGCGGAGCGAATCGGCTGTTCCCAGATGCACGTATCGCGGCTGCTCAGCGGCGCGCTGCGCCGCATCCGCGAACAAGTAGTGGAACCCGACTACGCCCAGGTCGGCTGA
- a CDS encoding CDP-alcohol phosphatidyltransferase family protein translates to MAAERPVGDDADDAGWSALHGGVQPSRVVRGWLTMVRILASGPIARVPPDVLSAFGVLALVGAWAAVAGPGWPALTVLLVLASGLLDGLDGAVALRTGKARPLGAVIDSVADRLGDLLLGAVLLALGAPPAWVVAALALVLLLEYVRARAQAVGMPGVGAITVAERPTRLIVVGAAAAGAAVSRTGVPLVGWNWGTTLAVTWTVVGIVGMAQLLHGVRRSIPPEFPPDR, encoded by the coding sequence ATGGCAGCGGAGCGACCAGTCGGCGACGACGCGGACGATGCGGGATGGTCGGCGTTGCACGGTGGCGTGCAGCCGTCGCGGGTCGTGCGGGGTTGGTTGACGATGGTGCGGATCCTCGCCTCCGGTCCGATCGCGAGGGTCCCGCCCGACGTGCTGTCGGCGTTCGGGGTGCTGGCGCTGGTCGGCGCGTGGGCCGCTGTAGCGGGACCGGGATGGCCCGCGCTGACCGTGCTGTTGGTGCTCGCCTCCGGGCTGCTGGACGGACTCGACGGTGCGGTCGCGCTACGGACCGGGAAAGCCCGCCCGCTCGGTGCGGTGATCGACTCGGTCGCAGATCGGCTCGGCGATCTCCTGCTAGGCGCCGTTCTGCTGGCGCTGGGCGCCCCGCCCGCGTGGGTGGTGGCAGCGCTGGCGCTCGTCCTGCTACTGGAGTACGTCCGCGCCCGCGCGCAAGCGGTCGGCATGCCGGGGGTCGGCGCGATCACGGTCGCCGAACGCCCGACGCGGCTGATCGTGGTCGGTGCGGCCGCCGCCGGCGCGGCGGTATCCCGAACCGGCGTCCCACTCGTGGGATGGAACTGGGGCACCACGCTGGCCGTCACGTGGACCGTCGTCGGGATCGTCGGAATGGCGCAGTTGCTGCACGGGGTGCGGCGCTCGATCCCGCCGGAGTTCCCGCCGGACCGATGA
- the crtI gene encoding phytoene desaturase family protein, whose product MSRVVVIGAGLGGLAAAARLAAAGHEVTVFESAATVGGKLGVLERDGFTFDTGPSLLTLPAVLEQLFADTGGPTELSVTAVDPACSYVFGDGTTLVLPHDAAKVPAALDAALGAGAGASWQRLHARSRRLWELVGEPVLRRPVSIAALARMSTRPKDLRAVAPWLTLDGLGRRMLPDARLRKWLNRYATYSGSDPRRTPAVLSVTSFVEQEFGAWYVPGGLRRIVDALAERCGDLGVEVRTSSPVESVLVSDGRAAGVRVDDRDVVADIVVSAADAEVLYGRLLPRGAARIAQRRARKRPRSMAGFVVLLGLDGREPGPAHRVYFPRDYDAEFDAIFGRRPVPVADPTVYIHAPDDPALRPNDESEGLFVLVNAPAHDPAHGVDWDEPGLRERYTRHILDVLADRGVDVRDRIRFTETVTPADLERRAGAPGGAIYGTASHGPRAALRRPANRSPLSGLYLVGGSAHPGGGIPLVLMSAEIVAELIGPAGTPAGSSAAPRAATAPFRRSRRRST is encoded by the coding sequence ATGAGTCGGGTGGTGGTGATCGGCGCGGGTCTGGGCGGGCTGGCGGCCGCCGCCCGACTGGCCGCCGCTGGTCACGAGGTCACCGTCTTCGAGAGCGCCGCCACCGTCGGTGGCAAGCTCGGCGTCCTCGAGCGCGACGGTTTCACGTTCGACACCGGCCCGTCGCTGTTGACCCTGCCCGCCGTGCTGGAGCAGTTGTTCGCCGATACCGGCGGCCCGACTGAACTGTCCGTGACAGCAGTCGATCCGGCGTGCTCGTACGTCTTCGGTGACGGCACGACGCTGGTGCTTCCCCACGACGCGGCCAAGGTGCCGGCGGCACTCGACGCCGCACTCGGGGCGGGTGCCGGCGCCTCGTGGCAGAGGCTGCACGCCCGTTCGCGACGATTGTGGGAACTGGTCGGTGAGCCCGTGCTGCGTCGACCGGTCTCGATCGCCGCGCTGGCCCGAATGAGCACGCGGCCAAAGGATCTGCGTGCGGTGGCGCCGTGGCTGACCCTCGACGGGCTCGGACGGCGGATGCTGCCCGATGCCCGGCTGCGGAAGTGGCTCAACCGCTATGCGACCTACTCCGGATCGGATCCGCGGCGCACCCCCGCGGTCCTGTCGGTGACGTCGTTCGTGGAACAGGAGTTCGGCGCCTGGTACGTGCCGGGCGGACTGCGCCGCATCGTGGACGCGCTCGCCGAGCGATGCGGTGACCTCGGTGTCGAGGTGCGCACCAGTTCGCCGGTGGAGTCGGTCCTGGTGTCCGATGGCCGCGCTGCCGGTGTTCGGGTCGACGACCGGGACGTCGTCGCCGACATCGTGGTGAGCGCCGCCGACGCCGAAGTCCTCTACGGGCGGCTGCTGCCGCGCGGTGCGGCGCGCATCGCACAGCGCAGAGCGCGGAAGCGCCCGCGTTCCATGGCGGGGTTCGTCGTGCTGCTGGGGCTTGACGGGCGAGAGCCGGGCCCGGCCCACAGGGTGTACTTCCCGCGCGACTACGACGCCGAGTTCGACGCCATCTTCGGACGCCGCCCAGTGCCCGTCGCCGATCCCACCGTGTACATACACGCACCCGACGATCCGGCGCTGCGTCCCAACGACGAATCGGAGGGCCTGTTCGTGCTGGTCAATGCGCCCGCGCACGACCCCGCGCACGGCGTCGACTGGGACGAACCCGGTCTGCGCGAGCGCTACACCCGGCACATCCTCGACGTGCTGGCCGACCGCGGCGTCGACGTTCGCGACCGTATCCGGTTCACCGAGACGGTGACCCCCGCGGACCTGGAGCGGCGTGCCGGCGCACCGGGTGGAGCCATCTACGGCACGGCCTCGCACGGCCCGCGCGCCGCGCTCCGCCGACCCGCGAACCGCAGCCCGCTGTCGGGTCTCTATCTGGTCGGCGGCTCCGCGCACCCCGGTGGCGGCATCCCGCTGGTCCTGATGTCGGCTGAGATCGTCGCCGAACTCATCGGTCCGGCGGGAACTCCGGCGGGATCGAGCGCCGCACCCCGTGCAGCAACTGCGCCATTCCGACGATCCCGACGACGGTCCACGTGA
- a CDS encoding GAF domain-containing protein, whose protein sequence is MTVGDELFSGVGRICDTAVRLTGVDGAAAAVLSGSGGIRELVYASDALAQQIDEMQFTLGEGPCLDAYRNDGPELCAHLDTATFFRRWPAFTAELGVLGVGAVFAYPIPGPLHPMGTLELYRRNGGALAEREQETTRRCAAALQRTLESNWWSQVGSSAEQTLLEQVAIDLEADSAADPLSRTHVHVAAGMVAVQLSISISDALGRLRAHAYAHQQSVVAVAAEVMARRLAFSDLDDQSRD, encoded by the coding sequence ATGACAGTTGGCGATGAGTTGTTCTCGGGCGTCGGAAGAATCTGCGACACCGCGGTCCGGCTGACGGGGGTGGACGGCGCCGCGGCAGCGGTCCTTTCCGGATCAGGGGGTATCCGCGAGCTGGTCTACGCCAGCGACGCGCTTGCGCAACAGATCGACGAAATGCAGTTCACGTTAGGCGAGGGGCCGTGCCTGGACGCTTATCGCAACGACGGCCCGGAACTGTGTGCACATCTGGACACCGCAACGTTCTTTCGCCGCTGGCCTGCGTTCACAGCAGAACTCGGCGTGTTGGGCGTGGGAGCGGTCTTCGCCTATCCGATTCCCGGACCGCTTCATCCCATGGGAACGCTGGAGCTTTACCGACGGAACGGCGGCGCCCTCGCCGAACGTGAGCAGGAGACCACCCGGAGGTGCGCGGCGGCTCTTCAGCGCACTCTGGAATCCAACTGGTGGAGCCAGGTGGGGAGCTCAGCCGAACAGACCCTCCTCGAGCAGGTGGCGATCGACCTCGAAGCCGACTCGGCGGCGGACCCACTCTCCCGCACCCACGTGCATGTGGCTGCTGGGATGGTCGCTGTGCAACTGAGCATCTCCATCAGCGATGCTCTCGGCCGGCTTCGGGCTCACGCATACGCCCACCAGCAGTCCGTCGTGGCGGTGGCGGCCGAGGTGATGGCCCGGCGGCTGGCCTTCAGCGATCTCGACGATCAGTCGCGCGACTAG
- a CDS encoding GAF and ANTAR domain-containing protein: MADKSEQVDIRSAMAELAANFGSPADVDVILGTVTSQAVSLMSEVHIADVLLIDGKRHQSMAATSDIANELDTLQIEFGEGPCLAAATADGTVSCTDLSVDPRWPRFAKAAVEAGVRSVLSFQLYFYPATALSAGGRGALNLFSHDAYEFTLEQQALGAMLATHAASALIAADRQTQFESALGSRDLIGQAKGILMERFKVDATRAFELMVQLSQDTNKPVRVLAQQIVDTAQAE; encoded by the coding sequence ATGGCGGACAAGTCCGAGCAGGTCGATATCCGATCGGCGATGGCCGAATTGGCGGCCAACTTCGGCTCGCCTGCCGACGTGGACGTCATCTTGGGCACAGTCACGTCGCAGGCCGTCTCACTGATGAGCGAAGTCCATATCGCTGACGTGTTGCTGATCGACGGGAAACGACACCAGTCGATGGCGGCCACCTCCGACATCGCCAACGAACTCGACACGCTGCAGATCGAGTTCGGCGAGGGGCCCTGTCTGGCCGCCGCGACCGCTGATGGCACTGTGTCGTGCACTGACCTCAGCGTTGACCCGCGGTGGCCGCGCTTCGCCAAGGCCGCAGTCGAGGCCGGCGTTCGAAGCGTGTTGTCGTTCCAGCTGTACTTTTATCCGGCGACTGCACTGAGCGCCGGCGGTCGAGGCGCGCTGAACTTGTTCAGCCACGACGCCTACGAATTCACCCTCGAACAGCAGGCGCTCGGAGCCATGCTCGCCACCCACGCAGCCAGCGCCTTGATCGCCGCCGACCGGCAGACGCAGTTCGAGTCCGCGTTGGGCAGCCGCGATCTGATCGGGCAGGCCAAAGGAATCTTGATGGAGCGGTTCAAAGTCGACGCGACCCGCGCCTTCGAACTCATGGTGCAGCTTTCCCAGGACACCAACAAACCGGTCCGCGTCCTGGCTCAACAGATCGTTGACACCGCGCAGGCCGAATAG